The nucleotide sequence GCTTTGTTTGTGACTTCAGCCATCCTCGATCACCCGAAGTACTCCGCGATCTTGTCGTAAACTTCGTCCATGTTGTCGCCTTCGAGCGCGGACAGCGGGACGGTCTCGTGTTGGGGGAAAGCGTTGCTGATCCGCTTGACACTGGAATCATCGAGGTCGATCTTGTTAGCAAAGATCAACACCGGCAGGTCCTGGCTCTCGATGATGCCGATCAACATCGTGTTGACCTGCGTGAAGGGATCCTCGGCGGAATCCAACACGTAGATGACACCGTCGACGTCCTCCCGGAGCCAGTGCATCGCTTCAGCGACACCCTCCGTGGCTTCACGGGATCGACGGACGGCATCGTCTTTCTCCATGTCGTGATCGAGGAACTCGGTGTAGTCGACCTTGGTCGTCACGCCCGGCGTGTCGACGATGTCGATCTGAACCGACTTGCCGTCACGTTCGATCTCGACGTTCTCCTTGCGGCGCGCGCGTCTGGTTTCGTGTGGAACGGCACTTTCCGGCCCAACCGCGTCGCCGGTCCAGTCCCTGGCGATCCGATTCGCCAGAGTGGTTTTGCCGGCGTTGGGCGGTCCGTAGATGCCGATGCGTTTCGGATCCTGTTCTGAGAACAGGCTCGAAGCGGCACGTGAAATGCTGTCTCTGAGTTCTGTGAGCAGGCCCATCCTATCCTCCCGCGCCCGAGCGAATCGGGGCATCTGCGCAAAAGACTTTCCCGAATTCACTTAACTGTACGTCAGACATATATAACGAATTCTGAACGAACTGGCCGTTTCGGCGTACAATCGGTGTCAAACCCACCTTCTGTAATGATTTACTTCGAGAGAGGTATGACAGTAATGCTCCAGTGCCCGCTGTTGGTGGGTTCGGTTCGTGGCTGGATCCAAACCTATCCCGTTGGTGTTTGTTGTGTTTCGGCGTTCATTTTGTCGGCCCTGCTCGTCACTACCACCAAAATCGTGATAGAGTGTGACTAGCGAATGGTCGGTTACACCCCCCACCCCTTCGTTTCAAGTGGAACCGTGCGAACCAC is from Halorhabdus sp. BNX81 and encodes:
- a CDS encoding GTP-binding protein, with the translated sequence MGLLTELRDSISRAASSLFSEQDPKRIGIYGPPNAGKTTLANRIARDWTGDAVGPESAVPHETRRARRKENVEIERDGKSVQIDIVDTPGVTTKVDYTEFLDHDMEKDDAVRRSREATEGVAEAMHWLREDVDGVIYVLDSAEDPFTQVNTMLIGIIESQDLPVLIFANKIDLDDSSVKRISNAFPQHETVPLSALEGDNMDEVYDKIAEYFG